Proteins from a genomic interval of Nocardia sp. BMG51109:
- a CDS encoding enoyl-CoA hydratase/isomerase family protein yields the protein MSDTAEIQLERRGAVLVVRLDRPEARNALTIPMMRGIGAAAATAESDPDVRVLVLTGSGDRAFCAGMDLRAFAEGATFDEHDADIVAYNRLSRGELTVPVIGAANGSAVGGGLELLLGADLIIASDAAKFAFPEVKRGLFPGGGGTSVAARIPLSIALEMTLTGEPITAARGYELGLINAVVEPDRVLPAALEFAERIAANAPLGLAACKEIVRLAATDPADAALRLPELQVAVFASEDAKEGARAFVEKRPPAWQGR from the coding sequence GTGAGTGATACTGCGGAAATACAGCTCGAGCGGCGCGGAGCCGTGCTGGTGGTGCGGCTCGACCGCCCCGAGGCCCGGAATGCCTTGACCATTCCCATGATGCGCGGCATCGGGGCGGCCGCCGCCACCGCGGAGAGCGATCCGGACGTTCGCGTCCTGGTACTCACCGGGTCCGGGGACCGGGCGTTCTGTGCCGGGATGGATCTGCGGGCCTTCGCCGAGGGCGCGACATTCGACGAGCACGACGCGGATATCGTTGCCTACAACCGGCTTTCGCGCGGGGAACTCACCGTGCCCGTGATCGGCGCCGCCAACGGGTCGGCGGTCGGCGGTGGGCTGGAGCTGCTGCTGGGGGCCGACCTCATCATCGCCTCCGACGCGGCGAAGTTCGCCTTCCCCGAGGTGAAGCGGGGGCTGTTCCCCGGGGGCGGCGGGACGTCGGTCGCCGCGCGCATCCCGCTGAGCATCGCGCTCGAGATGACCCTGACGGGCGAGCCGATCACGGCGGCACGCGGTTACGAGCTCGGGCTGATCAACGCCGTCGTGGAACCCGACCGGGTGCTGCCGGCGGCGCTGGAGTTCGCCGAGCGGATCGCCGCGAACGCCCCGCTGGGCCTGGCCGCGTGCAAGGAAATCGTCCGGCTCGCCGCCACCGATCCCGCGGACGCCGCCCTGCGGCTGCCGGAGTTGCAGGTCGCCGTGTTCGCCAGCGAGGACGCGAAGGAGGGCGCCCGCGCGTTCGTCGAGAAACGCCCCCCGGCCTGGCAGGGCCGCTGA
- a CDS encoding TetR/AcrR family transcriptional regulator — translation MTSSGDVAGRIARRSLAGREASYAGEVRRLLDAALELMRVGGIAARPRVADIVAAAGLSNDAFYRHFRSKDALVEALLEDGADRLRGYVAHRMGKQGAPEARVRAWVTAVLRQAGADTAATTRAVLWNAGGGGAGLARGSAVPVARLAPLLHGPFAELGSADPEFDASLAAHATIGLLADFLRRCVEPADADVDRVTAFCLRTARSGRS, via the coding sequence GTGACGTCCTCGGGCGATGTGGCCGGCCGGATCGCTCGCCGGTCGCTGGCCGGGCGGGAGGCGAGCTACGCCGGCGAGGTGCGCCGATTGCTCGATGCCGCGCTGGAGTTGATGCGGGTCGGCGGCATCGCCGCGCGGCCGCGGGTCGCCGACATCGTGGCGGCGGCCGGGTTGTCCAACGACGCCTTCTATCGGCATTTCCGGTCCAAGGACGCGTTGGTGGAGGCGCTGCTGGAGGACGGCGCGGATCGGCTGCGCGGTTACGTGGCGCACCGGATGGGCAAGCAGGGGGCGCCGGAGGCCCGGGTGCGCGCGTGGGTGACGGCCGTGTTGCGGCAGGCCGGGGCCGATACGGCGGCCACGACCAGGGCCGTGCTGTGGAACGCCGGCGGTGGCGGCGCGGGGCTCGCCCGCGGCTCGGCGGTGCCCGTCGCGCGCCTGGCGCCGCTGTTGCACGGGCCGTTCGCCGAACTGGGCAGTGCCGATCCGGAATTCGACGCCTCGCTGGCCGCCCACGCGACGATCGGCCTGCTCGCCGACTTCCTGCGGCGGTGCGTCGAGCCGGCCGATGCCGATGTCGACCGGGTTACCGCGTTCTGCCTGCGAACCGCCCGGTCCGGCCGGAGCTGA
- a CDS encoding DUF1330 domain-containing protein, translating into MPKGYVIFTEAVKDPEGMKAYAKAAAPATGANGVRVLAVDSTPDVLEGTWHGDQTVILEFESVEAARAWYNSPEYEKAKPLRHAAADTNVAIISGLG; encoded by the coding sequence ATGCCCAAGGGCTACGTCATCTTCACCGAGGCAGTCAAGGATCCGGAGGGCATGAAAGCCTACGCCAAGGCCGCCGCCCCCGCGACCGGCGCGAACGGTGTGCGGGTGCTCGCGGTCGACTCGACACCGGACGTCCTGGAGGGCACCTGGCACGGCGACCAGACCGTCATCCTGGAATTCGAATCGGTCGAGGCGGCCCGCGCCTGGTACAACTCCCCCGAGTACGAGAAGGCGAAGCCGCTGCGGCACGCCGCGGCCGACACCAACGTCGCGATCATCTCGGGTCTGGGCTGA
- a CDS encoding nuclear transport factor 2 family protein, protein MSRSDDLLEIQQTLARYTVTITKGDIDGLLAVFTPDGTYSAFGDTYTLDLFPDLVAAAPKGLFLTGTPALDIDGDTATGTQPLCFIDHSTHDMRIGYYTDTYARTADGWRIRTRRMTFIRRNGDHDSGIPHAFERTRG, encoded by the coding sequence ATGTCGAGAAGCGATGACCTGCTCGAGATCCAGCAGACCCTCGCCCGCTACACGGTGACCATCACCAAGGGCGACATCGACGGGCTGCTGGCGGTGTTCACCCCCGACGGCACCTACAGCGCCTTCGGCGACACCTACACCCTGGACCTGTTCCCGGACCTGGTCGCGGCCGCCCCGAAGGGCCTGTTCCTCACCGGCACACCGGCTCTCGACATCGACGGCGACACCGCCACCGGCACCCAACCGCTGTGCTTCATCGACCACAGCACGCACGACATGCGCATCGGGTACTACACCGACACCTACGCGCGCACGGCCGACGGCTGGCGGATCCGCACGCGGCGGATGACCTTCATCCGCCGCAACGGCGACCACGACTCGGGCATCCCGCACGCTTTCGAGCGCACCCGCGGCTGA
- a CDS encoding WXG100 family type VII secretion target, which translates to MSDPVEVDPEGLRRAADEFEDIADRTRSILDTLRGNAESKGEPWGHDKTGKQFAEGEKGYLAGRDNTFDSLKNLVTVFDDNATNLRDSATQFENADEW; encoded by the coding sequence ATGAGCGATCCGGTAGAGGTCGACCCCGAGGGATTACGCCGCGCCGCAGACGAATTCGAGGATATCGCGGACCGCACCCGCTCCATCCTGGACACCCTGCGGGGCAATGCGGAGAGCAAGGGTGAACCGTGGGGCCACGACAAGACCGGCAAGCAGTTCGCCGAGGGCGAGAAGGGCTATCTGGCCGGGCGGGACAACACGTTCGACAGCCTGAAGAACCTGGTCACCGTCTTCGACGACAACGCCACGAATCTGCGGGACTCGGCGACTCAGTTCGAGAACGCCGACGAGTGGTGA
- a CDS encoding TetR/AcrR family transcriptional regulator, which yields MTSPSEEPAWKQRAVERSLRTAKRRAEQRVQKFLDAAQAIITEKGTTDFTVQEVVDRSRQSLRSFYLQFDGKHELLLALFEDALNRTAEQLRAAADGKKKPLDKLQVTVELLFELCRPDPAAQRPLFTDFAPQLLLSHPTQVRVAHAPLLALFTELMEGADRAGQLRAGLEPHRAAAMVMQTVMFTAQSAGSADDESLAQNPLTAGEVWDFCSRGFATK from the coding sequence GTGACCAGTCCGAGCGAAGAGCCCGCGTGGAAACAGCGTGCCGTCGAGCGCTCGCTGCGCACCGCCAAGCGGCGGGCCGAGCAGCGCGTGCAGAAGTTCCTCGACGCCGCCCAGGCCATCATCACCGAGAAGGGCACTACCGACTTCACCGTGCAGGAGGTGGTGGACCGCTCGCGGCAGTCGCTGCGCAGCTTCTACCTGCAGTTCGACGGTAAACACGAGCTGCTGCTCGCGCTGTTCGAGGATGCGCTGAACCGCACCGCCGAACAGCTGCGCGCCGCGGCCGACGGGAAGAAGAAGCCCCTGGACAAGCTCCAGGTCACCGTCGAGTTGCTGTTCGAGCTGTGCCGCCCCGATCCGGCCGCGCAGCGCCCGCTGTTCACCGATTTCGCCCCGCAGCTGCTGCTGTCACACCCCACCCAGGTCAGGGTCGCGCACGCGCCGCTGCTGGCGCTGTTCACCGAGCTGATGGAGGGCGCCGACCGGGCCGGTCAGCTGCGCGCGGGCCTCGAGCCGCACCGGGCGGCCGCCATGGTGATGCAGACCGTGATGTTCACGGCGCAGTCGGCCGGCAGCGCCGACGACGAGAGCCTCGCGCAGAATCCGCTTACCGCCGGTGAGGTCTGGGACTTCTGCTCCCGGGGGTTTGCCACGAAGTGA
- a CDS encoding zinc-binding dehydrogenase, whose amino-acid sequence MQDLPSPRPAPGQVRVRVTAAAVNYPDVLLIANRYQISVPPPFVPGSEFAGVVTALGDAPDDLAPTSGPGTVGNPDAASDFGRVSSLGTASNTRSADNPDTAGNSGAASHLGTAGDLGAVTGLGRANSFGTAGDLGAAHDPGSAGELDTACNLAIGDRVTGTVLHGAFAEEVVVATGSVARIPDGIDDRTAAAFGVAHRTAYHALRSVARVGSGDHVIVLGAGGGVGLAAVQLAALLGAEVTAVASSAAKLEAAASCGARNLVDHKASGAEHDHARALREALRATVPEGADAVVDPVGGDLSEPALRSLRRGGRFVTVGYASGTIPRIPLNLVLVKGIQILGFQFGDIGPEEFRRHDEELTALLATGRIRPHIGATYPLGETASALRQVADGRAIGKILIDPR is encoded by the coding sequence GTGCAAGACCTTCCATCACCGCGACCGGCGCCGGGCCAGGTGCGGGTGCGGGTCACCGCCGCGGCGGTCAACTATCCGGACGTGCTGCTGATCGCCAACCGGTACCAGATCAGCGTGCCGCCCCCGTTCGTGCCGGGCAGCGAATTCGCCGGAGTCGTCACAGCTCTCGGCGACGCACCGGACGACCTTGCCCCGACAAGCGGCCCCGGCACAGTCGGCAACCCGGACGCCGCAAGCGACTTCGGTAGAGTGAGCAGCCTCGGCACGGCAAGCAACACCCGCTCAGCCGACAACCCGGACACGGCAGGCAACTCCGGCGCAGCGAGCCACCTCGGCACAGCAGGCGACCTCGGCGCGGTCACCGGCCTCGGCAGGGCAAACAGCTTCGGCACGGCGGGCGACCTCGGCGCGGCACACGACCCCGGCTCGGCGGGTGAACTCGACACCGCATGCAACCTCGCGATCGGCGACCGGGTCACCGGTACCGTGCTGCACGGCGCGTTCGCCGAGGAGGTGGTCGTCGCGACCGGATCCGTGGCGCGCATCCCCGACGGCATCGACGACCGGACCGCAGCCGCCTTCGGGGTCGCGCACCGGACCGCCTACCACGCCCTGCGTTCGGTTGCCCGCGTCGGCTCCGGCGACCACGTGATCGTGCTCGGCGCGGGCGGCGGCGTCGGCCTGGCCGCGGTGCAGCTGGCGGCGCTGCTGGGCGCCGAGGTCACCGCGGTGGCCTCCTCGGCCGCGAAGCTCGAGGCGGCGGCGTCCTGCGGCGCCCGGAACCTGGTCGACCACAAGGCATCCGGTGCGGAACACGACCACGCCCGGGCACTCCGGGAGGCGCTGCGCGCGACGGTGCCCGAGGGCGCCGACGCGGTCGTCGACCCGGTCGGCGGCGACCTCTCCGAACCCGCGCTGCGCTCGCTGCGCCGCGGCGGCCGGTTCGTCACCGTCGGCTACGCCTCCGGCACCATCCCCCGGATCCCGCTGAACCTGGTGCTGGTCAAGGGGATTCAGATCCTCGGCTTCCAGTTCGGCGACATCGGCCCGGAGGAGTTCCGCCGCCACGACGAGGAACTCACCGCCCTGCTCGCCACCGGCCGCATCCGGCCGCACATCGGCGCGACCTACCCGCTCGGCGAGACCGCGAGCGCCCTCCGGCAGGTCGCGGACGGCCGCGCCATCGGCAAGATCCTGATCGATCCGCGCTAG
- a CDS encoding carboxymuconolactone decarboxylase family protein — protein sequence MRLPPLPADQWDDRTRAALRPLLPRDRRNPDGAGPAMSTLARHPDLTEAFLRFGVYLLFQSSLPHRVRELAVLRVAHRTECAYEWHSHVDMAPQLGLSGDDITGVRNGRLADPLEQAVLDAVDELSEKFCLSDAVWSALGEHLTEDQRMDLIFTVGGYTTMAMAYNTFGVEPKKSDPAAPAATPFPDREQVV from the coding sequence ATGCGCCTGCCGCCGCTTCCGGCCGACCAGTGGGACGACCGGACCCGCGCCGCTCTGCGGCCGCTGCTGCCCCGCGACCGCCGCAACCCGGACGGCGCCGGCCCCGCGATGTCCACCCTCGCCCGGCACCCCGACCTGACCGAGGCGTTCCTGAGGTTCGGCGTCTACCTGCTGTTCCAGTCGAGCCTGCCGCACCGCGTGCGGGAGCTGGCGGTCCTGCGGGTGGCGCACCGCACCGAGTGCGCCTACGAGTGGCACAGCCACGTCGACATGGCACCGCAGCTCGGCCTGTCCGGCGACGACATCACCGGTGTGCGGAACGGCCGGCTGGCCGACCCGCTCGAGCAGGCCGTGCTCGACGCGGTCGACGAACTCAGCGAGAAGTTCTGCCTGTCCGACGCGGTGTGGTCCGCACTCGGCGAGCACCTCACCGAGGACCAGCGCATGGATCTGATCTTCACCGTGGGCGGCTACACCACGATGGCCATGGCCTACAACACCTTCGGCGTCGAGCCGAAGAAATCCGACCCGGCCGCACCGGCCGCCACCCCATTCCCCGACCGAGAGCAGGTGGTCTGA
- a CDS encoding Zn-ribbon domain-containing OB-fold protein, which translates to MAKALAPEVSTWPDRNPQLIGSRCDACAATTWPRQPRCPRCSAPDMTDLLLPRRGTLIAWTTQGFVPKLPYAGKENADNFEPFGIGLVQLGEDVRVETRLTEADPEVLRFGMDVELTFVPLYVDDSGEEVLTCAFTPVA; encoded by the coding sequence ATGGCGAAGGCACTCGCGCCAGAGGTCTCGACCTGGCCCGACCGGAACCCGCAGTTGATCGGCAGCCGCTGCGACGCGTGCGCCGCGACCACCTGGCCCCGGCAGCCGCGCTGCCCGCGCTGCAGCGCGCCGGACATGACCGACCTGCTGCTCCCCCGGCGCGGCACGCTGATCGCCTGGACCACACAGGGATTCGTGCCGAAGCTGCCGTACGCCGGCAAGGAGAACGCCGACAACTTCGAGCCGTTCGGCATCGGCCTCGTCCAGCTCGGCGAGGACGTGCGCGTGGAAACCCGGCTGACCGAGGCGGATCCGGAGGTGCTGCGCTTCGGCATGGACGTCGAGCTGACCTTCGTCCCGCTCTACGTCGACGACTCCGGCGAAGAGGTCCTCACCTGCGCATTCACCCCGGTCGCCTAG
- a CDS encoding acyl-CoA dehydrogenase family protein, with product MAWDFETDPEYRAQLDWADEFVREQVEPLDLVWPHEQFVPLEGARRKAIDPLKDEVHRHGLWATHLSPELGGQGYGQLKLALLNEILGRSSWAPIVFGCQAPDTGNAEIIAHYGTPEQKRRYLQPLLDGELFSCYSMTEPQGGADPATFTTRAVRDGDDWVIDGWKFFSSNARTASFLIVMAVTDPDVPVYQGMSMFLVPADTPGVEIARDVGLYGDPPDAGQHALIHYDNVRVPAAALLGGEGKAFAIAQTRLGGGRIHHAMRTIGLARSALDMMCERALSRETAGSRLADKQFVQGYIADSYAQLQQFRLFVLYTAWEIDKYNDYRKVRKDIAAVKVVMPTVLHDIAWRAMQVHGALGVTDEMPFFRMIHGAGVMGLADGPTEVHKATVAKQVLRDHSPTDDTWPTQWLPRKREAALAKYAQYLEHELGNR from the coding sequence ATGGCGTGGGATTTCGAGACCGATCCGGAGTACCGGGCGCAGCTGGATTGGGCCGACGAGTTCGTCCGGGAACAAGTGGAACCGCTCGATCTGGTCTGGCCGCACGAGCAGTTCGTGCCCCTGGAGGGCGCCCGGCGCAAGGCGATCGACCCGCTCAAGGACGAGGTCCACCGGCACGGGCTGTGGGCCACCCATTTGAGCCCCGAACTCGGCGGGCAGGGGTACGGGCAGCTGAAACTGGCGCTGCTCAACGAGATTCTGGGCCGGTCGTCGTGGGCGCCGATCGTGTTCGGCTGCCAGGCCCCCGACACCGGCAATGCCGAGATCATCGCCCACTACGGCACACCCGAGCAGAAGCGGCGCTACCTGCAACCATTACTGGATGGCGAACTGTTCTCCTGCTATTCGATGACCGAACCGCAGGGCGGCGCCGACCCGGCCACGTTCACCACCCGGGCGGTGCGCGACGGCGACGACTGGGTCATCGACGGCTGGAAGTTCTTCTCCTCCAACGCCAGGACGGCGTCGTTCCTGATCGTCATGGCGGTCACCGATCCGGATGTGCCCGTGTACCAGGGCATGTCGATGTTTCTGGTGCCCGCCGACACCCCGGGCGTCGAGATCGCCCGCGACGTGGGCCTGTACGGCGACCCGCCCGATGCGGGCCAGCACGCGCTCATCCACTACGACAACGTCCGGGTGCCGGCGGCGGCGCTGCTCGGCGGCGAGGGCAAGGCGTTCGCCATCGCCCAGACCCGGCTGGGCGGCGGCCGGATCCACCACGCCATGCGCACCATCGGCCTGGCCCGCTCGGCGCTGGACATGATGTGCGAGCGCGCGCTGTCCCGCGAGACCGCGGGAAGCCGGTTGGCGGACAAGCAGTTCGTGCAGGGCTACATCGCCGACTCCTATGCGCAGTTGCAGCAGTTCCGGCTGTTCGTGCTCTACACCGCCTGGGAGATCGACAAGTACAACGACTACCGCAAGGTGCGCAAGGACATCGCGGCCGTCAAGGTGGTCATGCCGACGGTGCTGCACGACATCGCCTGGCGCGCGATGCAGGTGCACGGCGCCCTGGGCGTCACCGACGAGATGCCGTTCTTCCGCATGATTCACGGCGCGGGGGTCATGGGCCTGGCCGACGGGCCGACCGAGGTGCACAAGGCCACGGTCGCCAAGCAGGTACTGCGCGACCACTCCCCCACCGACGACACCTGGCCCACCCAGTGGCTGCCGCGCAAACGCGAAGCGGCACTGGCGAAGTACGCGCAGTACCTGGAACACGAGTTGGGTAACCGATGA
- a CDS encoding phosphotransferase family protein, with protein MDRMRLPGAGEPLHTRFLSGGTQNEIYEIRRGEHRSALRIPPVNAPADRDKGIVREWRIIEALDRTDVPHTPAVAVCTDTAVLGRTFYLMGFVEGWSPMEYGKVWPAPFDADLRARTGLAYRLAEGIALLSNVDWRGVGLHDLGRPDGFHERQVDRWTGFFERIKGRELDGMHAATTWLRTHRPLDFIPGVMHGDYQFANVMFRDGAPATLAAIVDWEMGTVGDPKLDLAWMLQDWPEDTSGPEAAAGYVDLTGMPSRTRLAEHYAEVSGRQVDDLDYYLVLAKWKLAIVLEQGFQRAGDDVKLQSFGPIVPQLMRSAAELAETSEYR; from the coding sequence ATGGACCGCATGCGGCTGCCCGGGGCGGGAGAACCGCTGCACACCCGCTTCCTGTCCGGGGGCACGCAGAACGAGATCTACGAGATCCGCCGCGGCGAGCACCGCAGCGCGCTGCGCATCCCGCCGGTGAACGCACCCGCCGACCGGGACAAGGGAATCGTGCGGGAGTGGCGCATCATCGAGGCCCTCGACCGCACCGACGTGCCGCACACACCCGCTGTCGCGGTCTGCACCGACACCGCCGTCCTGGGGCGCACGTTCTATCTGATGGGCTTCGTCGAGGGCTGGTCGCCGATGGAGTACGGAAAGGTCTGGCCGGCGCCGTTCGACGCCGACCTGCGGGCGCGCACGGGCCTGGCGTATCGGCTGGCGGAGGGGATCGCGCTGCTGTCGAACGTCGACTGGCGCGGCGTGGGCCTGCACGACCTGGGCCGCCCCGACGGCTTCCACGAACGTCAAGTCGACCGCTGGACAGGCTTTTTCGAGCGGATCAAGGGCCGCGAGCTGGACGGCATGCACGCCGCCACCACCTGGCTGCGCACCCACCGGCCGCTGGACTTCATCCCGGGCGTCATGCACGGCGACTACCAGTTCGCCAACGTCATGTTCCGCGACGGCGCGCCCGCGACGCTCGCCGCCATCGTCGACTGGGAGATGGGCACCGTCGGCGACCCCAAGCTGGACCTGGCCTGGATGCTGCAGGACTGGCCGGAGGACACCAGCGGCCCCGAGGCCGCCGCCGGCTACGTCGACCTGACCGGAATGCCGAGCCGCACCCGGCTGGCCGAACACTATGCCGAGGTGTCCGGACGCCAGGTCGACGACCTCGACTACTACCTGGTGCTCGCCAAGTGGAAGCTCGCGATCGTCCTGGAACAGGGCTTCCAGCGCGCGGGCGACGACGTGAAACTCCAGTCGTTCGGCCCGATAGTCCCCCAGCTCATGCGCTCAGCTGCCGAACTGGCCGAGACCAGCGAGTACCGATGA
- a CDS encoding amidohydrolase family protein gives MLTLRAAGLLDVESGEIVRPGILRVDGDRIAGVGGAAKAAGDEVIDLGDTVLLPGLMDMEVNLLMGGRGETGLSSSVKDDPALRMLRAVGNARRTLRAGFTTVRNLGLFVKTGGYLLDVALGKAIDAGWIEGPRIVPAGHAITPTGGHLDPTMFSAFAPDVLKLTLEEGIANGVDEVRKAVRYQIKHGAQLIKICVSGGVMSLTGAPGAQHYSDEELRAIVDEAHRRGLKVAAHTHGADAVKHAVAAGIDCIEHGFLIDDETIKLMLEANTWLVPTTRLADAMDMSKADEALKAKAAEMFPKARASVKAAYEAGVRIAVGTDAPAIPHGRNADELVALVERGLSPADVLRAATVNAADLIDAPDRGRLAEGLLADIIAVPGDPLRDMTVTRDVRFVMKGGKVMKGGTADVEKR, from the coding sequence ATGCTCACGCTGCGAGCCGCCGGCCTGCTGGACGTCGAATCCGGTGAGATCGTCCGGCCCGGCATACTGCGCGTCGACGGCGACCGGATCGCCGGCGTCGGCGGGGCCGCCAAGGCCGCGGGCGACGAGGTCATCGATCTGGGCGATACCGTCCTGCTGCCCGGCCTGATGGATATGGAGGTCAACCTCCTGATGGGCGGCCGGGGCGAGACGGGCCTGTCCTCCAGCGTGAAGGACGATCCGGCGCTGCGCATGCTGCGCGCGGTCGGCAATGCCCGCCGCACGCTGCGCGCCGGCTTCACCACCGTGCGCAACCTGGGCCTGTTCGTGAAGACCGGCGGCTACCTGCTGGACGTGGCGCTCGGCAAGGCGATCGATGCGGGATGGATCGAGGGACCCCGGATCGTCCCGGCCGGCCACGCCATCACGCCCACCGGCGGCCACCTGGATCCGACCATGTTCTCCGCCTTCGCCCCCGACGTGCTGAAGCTGACCCTCGAGGAGGGCATCGCCAACGGCGTCGACGAGGTCCGCAAGGCGGTGCGCTACCAGATCAAGCACGGCGCCCAGCTGATCAAGATCTGCGTCTCCGGCGGCGTCATGTCGCTCACCGGAGCACCTGGGGCGCAACACTATTCGGACGAGGAACTGCGCGCGATCGTGGACGAGGCGCACCGGCGCGGCCTGAAGGTCGCCGCCCACACGCACGGCGCGGACGCGGTCAAGCACGCCGTCGCGGCGGGTATCGACTGCATCGAGCACGGCTTCCTGATCGACGACGAGACCATCAAGCTGATGCTCGAGGCGAACACCTGGCTGGTGCCGACCACCCGGCTGGCCGACGCGATGGACATGTCCAAGGCCGACGAGGCGCTGAAGGCCAAGGCGGCCGAGATGTTCCCGAAGGCACGCGCCTCGGTCAAGGCGGCCTACGAGGCCGGCGTGCGGATCGCGGTCGGCACCGACGCCCCCGCGATCCCGCACGGGCGCAACGCCGACGAGCTGGTGGCACTGGTCGAACGCGGGCTGAGCCCGGCCGACGTACTGCGGGCGGCGACCGTGAACGCCGCCGACCTGATCGACGCACCCGACCGCGGCCGGCTGGCCGAGGGGCTGCTCGCCGACATCATCGCGGTCCCCGGAGATCCCTTGCGGGACATGACCGTCACCCGGGACGTGCGGTTCGTGATGAAGGGCGGCAAAGTCATGAAAGGCGGCACAGCCGATGTCGAGAAGCGATGA
- a CDS encoding thiolase family protein, with protein MNDVAIIGVGLHPFGRFPKTAIEMGAEAIQLALGDAGVQWKDIQFGFGGSYEVSNPDAVTRLVGLTGIPFTNVFNACATAASSIEQTAEAIRSGRYDIGIAVGMDKHPRGAFTDDPAKLGLPSWYAENGQFVTTKFFGIKANRYIHQHGISQRTLAKVAAKNFRNGAMNPNAFRRKPIAEDDILSSTVLNYPLTQYMFCSPDEGAAAVIMCRGDLAARYTSKPIYLRSTAIRTRRYGAYEVHSTWAAIDEDVSPTVYASRAAYEAAGVGPEDVGVAQLQDTDAGSEVIHMAENGFCADGDQEKLLAEGATEIGGRIPVNTDGGLIANGEPIGASGIRQVYELVLQLRGHAGDRQVPGRPTVGYAQVYGAPGTAAASVLTT; from the coding sequence ATGAACGACGTTGCCATCATCGGCGTGGGCCTGCATCCGTTCGGCCGATTCCCCAAGACCGCCATCGAGATGGGCGCCGAGGCGATCCAGCTCGCGCTCGGCGACGCCGGCGTGCAGTGGAAGGACATCCAGTTCGGGTTCGGCGGCAGCTACGAGGTGAGCAACCCGGACGCCGTCACCCGGCTGGTGGGACTCACCGGAATCCCGTTCACCAACGTGTTCAACGCGTGCGCGACCGCGGCCAGCTCGATCGAGCAGACCGCCGAGGCGATCCGGTCGGGCCGCTACGACATCGGCATCGCGGTCGGCATGGACAAGCATCCGCGCGGCGCGTTCACCGACGACCCGGCCAAGCTCGGCCTGCCGTCCTGGTATGCGGAGAACGGGCAGTTCGTCACCACGAAGTTCTTCGGGATCAAGGCGAATCGCTATATCCACCAGCACGGCATCTCGCAGCGCACGCTCGCCAAGGTGGCCGCCAAGAACTTCCGCAACGGGGCGATGAACCCGAACGCCTTCCGCCGCAAGCCGATCGCCGAGGACGACATCCTCTCCTCCACGGTGCTGAACTATCCGCTGACGCAGTACATGTTCTGCTCGCCCGACGAGGGCGCCGCCGCCGTGATCATGTGCCGCGGCGATCTCGCCGCCCGCTACACCTCGAAGCCGATCTACCTGCGCTCGACGGCCATCCGCACCCGCCGCTACGGCGCCTACGAGGTGCACAGCACCTGGGCGGCCATCGATGAGGACGTCTCGCCGACGGTGTACGCCTCGCGCGCCGCCTACGAGGCGGCCGGCGTCGGTCCCGAGGACGTCGGCGTCGCCCAATTGCAGGACACCGACGCGGGTTCGGAGGTCATTCACATGGCCGAGAACGGTTTCTGCGCCGACGGCGATCAGGAGAAACTGCTCGCCGAGGGTGCGACCGAGATCGGCGGACGGATTCCGGTGAATACCGACGGCGGCCTCATCGCCAATGGCGAACCCATCGGCGCCTCCGGTATTCGGCAGGTCTACGAACTCGTGCTGCAACTGCGCGGACACGCCGGCGACCGGCAGGTCCCCGGACGGCCGACGGTGGGGTATGCCCAGGTCTACGGCGCTCCCGGCACCGCCGCGGCATCGGTGTTGACCACCTGA